The Bos javanicus breed banteng chromosome 18, ARS-OSU_banteng_1.0, whole genome shotgun sequence genome has a segment encoding these proteins:
- the FIZ1 gene encoding flt3-interacting zinc finger protein 1 isoform X1 — protein MPSPKMAPPWLLYPPAAGKGTGKKEKGGRRGGGKPRRREEGGVRGRREPRRKSRGPPGGSDATPAAQNVGAQREVESPHPPLPLHRAAMDDVPLPAPPLPARAPAPGPAPPAAAPRVPFHCSECGKSFRYRSDLRRHFARHTALKPHACPRCGKGFKHSFNLANHLRSHTGERPYRCSACPKGFRDSTGLLHHQVVHTGEKPYCCLVCELRFSSRSSLGRHLKRQHRGALPSSLQPGAGLPALSAPCSVCCNVGPCSVCGGSGAGGGGAGGEGPEGAGAGAGGWGLAEAAAAAAAASLPPFACGACARRFDQGRELAAHWAAHTDVKPFKCPRCERDFNAPALLERHKLTHDLQGPGAPPAQAWAPGAAGEGGEAQPAWDGGLLLGRAGGGVPELGVLLPEGGGEAPAEPSEDTLYQCDCGTFFASAAALASHLEAHSGPAAYGCGHCGALYAALAALEEHRRASHGEGAGAGAGAGGAEAVAAPAREGESPSGEPASASGRGKKIFGCSECEKLFRSPRDLERHVLVHTGEKPFPCLECGKFFRHECYLKRHRLLHGAERPFPCHVCGKGFITLSNLSRHLKLHRGMD, from the exons ATGCCCTCACCCAAGATGGCGCCGCCCTGGCTTCTCTACCCTCCAGCAGCTGGGAAAGGGACGggaaagaaggagaagggagggcgGCGGGGAGGAGGGAAGCCAAGAAGGCGGGAGGAAGGGGGAGTGCGGGGGAGAAGGGAGCCGAGGCGGAAGTCGAGGGGCCCCCCGGGTGGAAGTGACGCTACCCCCGCTGCCCAAAATGTCGGCGCCCAGAGGGAGGT AGAGAGCCCCCACCCGCCACTGCCCTTGCACCGCGCCGCCATGGATGACGTGCCGCTGCCAGCTCCCCCGCTCCCCGCCCGGGCCCCGGCCCCGGGCCCAGCTCCGCCCGCTGCTGCCCCCCGCGTCCCGTTTCACTGCAGTGAGTGTGGCAAGAGCTTTCGCTACCGCTCGGATCTGCGGCGCCACTTCGCTCGGCACACTGCGCTCAAACCCCACGCGTGTCCGCGCTGCGGCAAGGGCTTCAAGCACAGCTTCAACCTGGCCAACCACCTGCGCTCGCACACCGGCGAGCGACCCTACCGCTGCTCCGCCTGCCCCAAGGGGTTCCGAGACTCCACCGGCCTGCTGCATCACCAG GTCGTCCACACTGGTGAGAAGCCCTACTGCTGCCTCGTCTGTGAGCTCCGCTTCTCCTCGCGCTCCAGCCTGGGCCGCCACCTCAAGCGCCAGCATCGTGGGGCGCTCCCGTCCTCGCTGCAGCCCGGCGCAGGCCTGCCCGCCCTGAGCGCGCCCTGCTCGGTCTGCTGCAACGTGGGGCCCTGCTCGGTGTGCGGGGGCTcaggggcgggcgggggcggcgcCGGCGGCGAGGGTCCAGAGGGGGCAGGCGCCGGCgcggggggctgggggctggctgaGGCCGCGGCGGCTGCAGCGGCGGCCTCCCTGCCCCCGTTCGCTTGTGGCGCGTGCGCGCGGCGCTTCGACCAGGGCCGTGAGCTGGCGGCCCACTGGGCGGCGCACACCGACGTGAAGCCCTTCAAGTGCCCGCGCTGCGAGCGCGACTTCAACGCGCCCGCGCTGCTGGAGCGGCACAAGCTGACCCACGACCTGCAGGGCCCTGGCGCGCCCCCGGCTCAGGCCTGGGCCCCCGGGGCCGCCGGCGAGGGCGGCGAGGCTCAGCCAGCCTGGGACGGCGGGCTGCTCCTGGGCCGCGCCGGGGGCGGCGTGCCTGAGCTGGGGGTGCTGCTCCCCGAGGGCGGCGGCGAGGCGCCCGCGGAGCCGTCGGAAGACACGCTGTACCAGTGCGACTGCGGGACCTTCTTCGCGTCGGCGGCGGCGCTGGCCAGCCACCTGGAGGCGCACTCGGGCCCCGCGGCCTACGGCTGCGGCCACTGCGGGGCACTATACGCGGCGCTGGCGGCCCTGGAGGAGCACCGGCGCGCCAGCCACGGCGagggcgcgggcgcgggcgcaGGCGCGGGCGGCGCAGAGGCGGTGGCAGCGCCTGCCCGCGAGGGGGAGTCTCCGTCCGGGGAGCCCGCGTCTGCCTCAGGCCGCGGCAAGAAGATCTTCGGCTGCTCCGAGTGCGAGAAGCTGTTCCGCTCGCCGCGCGACCTGGAGCGGCACGTGCTGGTGCACACGGGCGAGAAGCCGTTCCCGTGCCTGGAGTGCGGCAAGTTCTTCCGTCACGAGTGCTACCTCAAGCGCCACCGGCTGCTGCACGGCGCCGAGCGGCCCTTCCCCTGCCACGTCTGCGGCAAGGGCTTCATCACGCTCAGCAACCTCTCCAGACACCTGAAGCTGCACCGGGGCATGGACTGA
- the ZNF524 gene encoding zinc finger protein 524, translating into MDTPSPDPWPSPLPEEEEKPLALPPPVPRGRRGRSLGGATSSHRTLKASLPRKRGRPAKSEQEPPLAQGVSAPVGSGDSSDLLLIDDQGVPYTVSEGSVAGGPESSGPGPKKAPHFCPVCLRAFPYLSDLERHSISHSELKPHECKDCGKTFKRSSHLRRHCNIHAGLRPFRCPLCPRRFREAGELAHHHRVHSGERPYQCPVCRLRFMETNTLRRHAKRKHPEAMEAPLCPPDPEPEAQWDDDGIPATAGADDDEEELEGKQLA; encoded by the coding sequence ATGGACACCCCCAGCCCAGACCCGTGGCCTTCGCCTTTGcctgaggaagaagagaaaccTCTGGCCTTACCGCCTCCTGTTCCCCGGGGCCGCCGAGGCCGAAGTCTTGGGGGGGCCACCTCCTCCCACCGGACGCTCAAGGCCTCCCTCCCGCGCAAGCGGGGTCGCCCTGCTAAGTCAGAGCAGGAGCCCCCCCTGGCACAGGGGGTGAGCGCCCCGGTGGGCAGCGGCGATAGCAGTGACCTCCTGCTGATCGATGATCAGGGTGTGCCCTACACGGTCTCCGAAGGGTCAGTGGCCGGCGGGCCCGAGAGCTCCGGCCCCGGCCCTAAGAAGGCGCCGCACTTCTGCCCGGTGTGCCTTCGGGCCTTCCCCTACCTCTCCGACCTGGAGCGTCACAGCATCTCACACTCAGAGCTGAAGCCGCACGAGTGCAAGGATTGCGGCAAGACCTTCAAGCGGTCCAGCCACCTGCGGCGGCACTGCAACATCCATGCGGGCCTGCGGCCCTTCCGCTGCCCGCTCTGCCCCCGCCGCTTTCGAGAGGCGGGCGAGCTGGCCCACCACCACCGCGTCCACTCCGGCGAGCGCCCCTACCAGTGCCCGGTGTGCCGGCTGCGCTTCATGGAGACCAACACGCTCCGGCGCCACGCCAAACGCAAGCACCCCGAGGCCATGGAGGCACCTCTGTGTCCTCCGGACCCAGAGCCTGAAGCGCAGTGGGACGACGATGGTATCCCGGCCACGGCAGGGGCCGACGACGACGAAGAAGAGCTGGAGGGGAAACAGCTGGCCTGA
- the FIZ1 gene encoding flt3-interacting zinc finger protein 1 isoform X3, producing MDDVPLPAPPLPARAPAPGPAPPAAAPRVPFHCSECGKSFRYRSDLRRHFARHTALKPHACPRCGKGFKHSFNLANHLRSHTGERPYRCSACPKGFRDSTGLLHHQVVHTGEKPYCCLVCELRFSSRSSLGRHLKRQHRGALPSSLQPGAGLPALSAPCSVCCNVGPCSVCGGSGAGGGGAGGEGPEGAGAGAGGWGLAEAAAAAAAASLPPFACGACARRFDQGRELAAHWAAHTDVKPFKCPRCERDFNAPALLERHKLTHDLQGPGAPPAQAWAPGAAGEGGEAQPAWDGGLLLGRAGGGVPELGVLLPEGGGEAPAEPSEDTLYQCDCGTFFASAAALASHLEAHSGPAAYGCGHCGALYAALAALEEHRRASHGEGAGAGAGAGGAEAVAAPAREGESPSGEPASASGRGKKIFGCSECEKLFRSPRDLERHVLVHTGEKPFPCLECGKFFRHECYLKRHRLLHGAERPFPCHVCGKGFITLSNLSRHLKLHRGMD from the exons ATGGATGACGTGCCGCTGCCAGCTCCCCCGCTCCCCGCCCGGGCCCCGGCCCCGGGCCCAGCTCCGCCCGCTGCTGCCCCCCGCGTCCCGTTTCACTGCAGTGAGTGTGGCAAGAGCTTTCGCTACCGCTCGGATCTGCGGCGCCACTTCGCTCGGCACACTGCGCTCAAACCCCACGCGTGTCCGCGCTGCGGCAAGGGCTTCAAGCACAGCTTCAACCTGGCCAACCACCTGCGCTCGCACACCGGCGAGCGACCCTACCGCTGCTCCGCCTGCCCCAAGGGGTTCCGAGACTCCACCGGCCTGCTGCATCACCAG GTCGTCCACACTGGTGAGAAGCCCTACTGCTGCCTCGTCTGTGAGCTCCGCTTCTCCTCGCGCTCCAGCCTGGGCCGCCACCTCAAGCGCCAGCATCGTGGGGCGCTCCCGTCCTCGCTGCAGCCCGGCGCAGGCCTGCCCGCCCTGAGCGCGCCCTGCTCGGTCTGCTGCAACGTGGGGCCCTGCTCGGTGTGCGGGGGCTcaggggcgggcgggggcggcgcCGGCGGCGAGGGTCCAGAGGGGGCAGGCGCCGGCgcggggggctgggggctggctgaGGCCGCGGCGGCTGCAGCGGCGGCCTCCCTGCCCCCGTTCGCTTGTGGCGCGTGCGCGCGGCGCTTCGACCAGGGCCGTGAGCTGGCGGCCCACTGGGCGGCGCACACCGACGTGAAGCCCTTCAAGTGCCCGCGCTGCGAGCGCGACTTCAACGCGCCCGCGCTGCTGGAGCGGCACAAGCTGACCCACGACCTGCAGGGCCCTGGCGCGCCCCCGGCTCAGGCCTGGGCCCCCGGGGCCGCCGGCGAGGGCGGCGAGGCTCAGCCAGCCTGGGACGGCGGGCTGCTCCTGGGCCGCGCCGGGGGCGGCGTGCCTGAGCTGGGGGTGCTGCTCCCCGAGGGCGGCGGCGAGGCGCCCGCGGAGCCGTCGGAAGACACGCTGTACCAGTGCGACTGCGGGACCTTCTTCGCGTCGGCGGCGGCGCTGGCCAGCCACCTGGAGGCGCACTCGGGCCCCGCGGCCTACGGCTGCGGCCACTGCGGGGCACTATACGCGGCGCTGGCGGCCCTGGAGGAGCACCGGCGCGCCAGCCACGGCGagggcgcgggcgcgggcgcaGGCGCGGGCGGCGCAGAGGCGGTGGCAGCGCCTGCCCGCGAGGGGGAGTCTCCGTCCGGGGAGCCCGCGTCTGCCTCAGGCCGCGGCAAGAAGATCTTCGGCTGCTCCGAGTGCGAGAAGCTGTTCCGCTCGCCGCGCGACCTGGAGCGGCACGTGCTGGTGCACACGGGCGAGAAGCCGTTCCCGTGCCTGGAGTGCGGCAAGTTCTTCCGTCACGAGTGCTACCTCAAGCGCCACCGGCTGCTGCACGGCGCCGAGCGGCCCTTCCCCTGCCACGTCTGCGGCAAGGGCTTCATCACGCTCAGCAACCTCTCCAGACACCTGAAGCTGCACCGGGGCATGGACTGA
- the ZNF579 gene encoding zinc finger protein 579, producing the protein MDPQPPPPAQGSPPHRGRGRGRGRGRGRGRGRGRGGAGAPRAPLPCPTCGRLFRFPYYLSRHRLSHSGLRPHACPLCPKAFRRPAHLSRHLRGHGPQPPLRCAACPRTFPEPAQLRRHLAQEHAGGGVELAIDRAAKEAAESGWGPQDKAAEQPPGAGAEEEDAAAEEEAAARPEAWAAGEPGTPAAATSAGPREPEGAEAEAGAAELRAELALAAGRQEEKQVLLQADWTLLCLRCREAFATKGELKAHPCLRPEGDQEGEGGPPPRPKRHQCSICLKAFARPWSLSRHRLVHSTDRPFVCTDCGLAFRLASYLRQHRRVHGALSLLAPLPAAAKKDDKAVAVGGRTSGRGPEGGEGAEGGPGGQNGGEAAPARAPAGEPRFWCPECGKGFRRRAHLRQHGVTHSGARPFQCVRCQREFKRLADLARHAQVHAGGPAPHPCPHCSRRFSRAYSLLRHQRCHRAELERAAAAQQAMQAPASPPHAPPSPAGQEAEGLPLPLDHIKEEPPSPGSPPQSPAAAPPVFLSASCFDSQDHSAFEMEEEETESKAHLRGLGGLAS; encoded by the coding sequence ATGGATCCGCAGCCCCCTCCACCAGCCCAGGGCAGCCCACCTcaccggggccggggccggggccggggcagAGGCCGTGGGAGAGGCCGAGGCCGTGGCCGGGGGGGCGCCGGAGCCCCCCGGgcgcccctgccctgccccacgtGTGGCCGCCTCTTCCGCTTCCCCTACTACCTCTCCCGGCACCGGCTGAGCCACTCGGGCCTGCGGCCCCACGCCTGCCCCCTGTGCCCCAAGGCCTTCCGCCGGCCGGCCCACCTCTCCCGCCACCTGCGTGGCCACGGGCCGCAGCCCCCGCTGCGCTGCGCCGCCTGCCCTCGCACTTTCCCCGAGCCGGCGCAACTCCGGCGCCACCTGGCCCAGGAGCACGCAGGAGGCGGCGTTGAGCTGGCCATCGACAGGGCAGCCAAGGAGGCAGCCGAGTCCGGCTGGGGCCCGCAGGACAAGGCCGCCGAGCAGCCACCCGGCGCCGGAGCCGAGGAGGAAGACGCAGCGGCTGAGGAGGAGGCAGCGGCGCGGCCCGAGGCGTGGGCCGCGGGGGAGCCAGGCACGCCAGCGGCCGCCACAAGCGCGGGGCCCCGCGAGCCGGAGGGGGCCGAGGCCGAGGCCGGGGCGGCGGAGCTCAGGGCCGAGCTGGCGCTGGCGGCagggcggcaggaggagaagcaggtccTGCTGCAGGCCGACTGGACGCTGCTGTGTCTCCGCTGCCGGGAGGCCTTTGCCACCAAGGGCGAGCTCAAAGCGCACCCGTGCCTGCGCCCCGAGGGCGACCAGGAGGGCGAGGGGGGACCCCCGCCGCGCCCCAAGCGCCACCAGTGCTCCATTTGCCTCAAGGCCTTCGCCAGGCCCTGGTCGCTGTCCCGCCACCGGCTGGTCCACTCCACCGACCGCCCCTTCGTGTGCACGGACTGCGGCCTGGCGTTCCGCTTGGCCTCCTACCTCCGCCAGCACCGCCGCGTCCACGGCGCGCTCAGCCTGCTGGCCCCGCTGCCCGCAGCGGCCAAGAAGGACGACAAGGCGGTGGCAGTGGGCGGCCGGACCTCAGGGAGGGGCCCCGAGGGGGGCGAAGGGGCGGAGGGGGGGCCGGGCGGGCAGAACGGAGGCGAGGCGGCCCCGGCCCGGGCCCCGGCCGGCGAGCCCCGCTTCTGGTGCCCAGAGTGCGGCAAGGGCTTCCGGCGCCGGGCGCACCTGCGGCAGCACGGGGTGACCCACTCGGGCGCGCGGCCCTTCCAGTGCGTGCGCTGCCAGCGGGAGTTCAAGCGGCTGGCCGACCTGGCGCGCCACGCGCAGGTGCACGCGGGGGGCCCGGCCCCGCACCCCTGCCCGCATTGCTCGCGCCGCTTCTCCCGCGCCTACAGCCTGCTGCGCCACCAGCGCTGCCACCGTGCCGAGCTGGAGCGGGCCGCCGCCGCGCAGCAGGCGATGCAGGCCCCGGCCTCGCCACCGCACGCCCCGCCGTCCCCCGCGGGCCAGGAGGCCGAGGGGCTCCCGCTGCCCCTCGACCACATCAAGGAAGAGCCGCCATCCCCGGGGTCCCCGCCCCAGTCGCCGGCGGCGGCACCCCCTGTCTTCCTCAGCGCCTCCTGCTTCGACAGCCAAGACCACTCAGCTTTCgagatggaggaagaggagacTGAGAGCAAGGCTCACCTGCGCGGTCTGGGGGGCCTGGCCTCCTGA
- the FIZ1 gene encoding flt3-interacting zinc finger protein 1 isoform X2, with amino-acid sequence MTFIFKEERGWLSEIQQPSGTRRLWKEESPHPPLPLHRAAMDDVPLPAPPLPARAPAPGPAPPAAAPRVPFHCSECGKSFRYRSDLRRHFARHTALKPHACPRCGKGFKHSFNLANHLRSHTGERPYRCSACPKGFRDSTGLLHHQVVHTGEKPYCCLVCELRFSSRSSLGRHLKRQHRGALPSSLQPGAGLPALSAPCSVCCNVGPCSVCGGSGAGGGGAGGEGPEGAGAGAGGWGLAEAAAAAAAASLPPFACGACARRFDQGRELAAHWAAHTDVKPFKCPRCERDFNAPALLERHKLTHDLQGPGAPPAQAWAPGAAGEGGEAQPAWDGGLLLGRAGGGVPELGVLLPEGGGEAPAEPSEDTLYQCDCGTFFASAAALASHLEAHSGPAAYGCGHCGALYAALAALEEHRRASHGEGAGAGAGAGGAEAVAAPAREGESPSGEPASASGRGKKIFGCSECEKLFRSPRDLERHVLVHTGEKPFPCLECGKFFRHECYLKRHRLLHGAERPFPCHVCGKGFITLSNLSRHLKLHRGMD; translated from the exons ATGACTTTCATCTTCAAAGAAGAGAGGGGGTGGCTTTCAGAAATACAACAGCCTTCGGGAACAAGGAGACTTTGGAAGGA AGAGAGCCCCCACCCGCCACTGCCCTTGCACCGCGCCGCCATGGATGACGTGCCGCTGCCAGCTCCCCCGCTCCCCGCCCGGGCCCCGGCCCCGGGCCCAGCTCCGCCCGCTGCTGCCCCCCGCGTCCCGTTTCACTGCAGTGAGTGTGGCAAGAGCTTTCGCTACCGCTCGGATCTGCGGCGCCACTTCGCTCGGCACACTGCGCTCAAACCCCACGCGTGTCCGCGCTGCGGCAAGGGCTTCAAGCACAGCTTCAACCTGGCCAACCACCTGCGCTCGCACACCGGCGAGCGACCCTACCGCTGCTCCGCCTGCCCCAAGGGGTTCCGAGACTCCACCGGCCTGCTGCATCACCAG GTCGTCCACACTGGTGAGAAGCCCTACTGCTGCCTCGTCTGTGAGCTCCGCTTCTCCTCGCGCTCCAGCCTGGGCCGCCACCTCAAGCGCCAGCATCGTGGGGCGCTCCCGTCCTCGCTGCAGCCCGGCGCAGGCCTGCCCGCCCTGAGCGCGCCCTGCTCGGTCTGCTGCAACGTGGGGCCCTGCTCGGTGTGCGGGGGCTcaggggcgggcgggggcggcgcCGGCGGCGAGGGTCCAGAGGGGGCAGGCGCCGGCgcggggggctgggggctggctgaGGCCGCGGCGGCTGCAGCGGCGGCCTCCCTGCCCCCGTTCGCTTGTGGCGCGTGCGCGCGGCGCTTCGACCAGGGCCGTGAGCTGGCGGCCCACTGGGCGGCGCACACCGACGTGAAGCCCTTCAAGTGCCCGCGCTGCGAGCGCGACTTCAACGCGCCCGCGCTGCTGGAGCGGCACAAGCTGACCCACGACCTGCAGGGCCCTGGCGCGCCCCCGGCTCAGGCCTGGGCCCCCGGGGCCGCCGGCGAGGGCGGCGAGGCTCAGCCAGCCTGGGACGGCGGGCTGCTCCTGGGCCGCGCCGGGGGCGGCGTGCCTGAGCTGGGGGTGCTGCTCCCCGAGGGCGGCGGCGAGGCGCCCGCGGAGCCGTCGGAAGACACGCTGTACCAGTGCGACTGCGGGACCTTCTTCGCGTCGGCGGCGGCGCTGGCCAGCCACCTGGAGGCGCACTCGGGCCCCGCGGCCTACGGCTGCGGCCACTGCGGGGCACTATACGCGGCGCTGGCGGCCCTGGAGGAGCACCGGCGCGCCAGCCACGGCGagggcgcgggcgcgggcgcaGGCGCGGGCGGCGCAGAGGCGGTGGCAGCGCCTGCCCGCGAGGGGGAGTCTCCGTCCGGGGAGCCCGCGTCTGCCTCAGGCCGCGGCAAGAAGATCTTCGGCTGCTCCGAGTGCGAGAAGCTGTTCCGCTCGCCGCGCGACCTGGAGCGGCACGTGCTGGTGCACACGGGCGAGAAGCCGTTCCCGTGCCTGGAGTGCGGCAAGTTCTTCCGTCACGAGTGCTACCTCAAGCGCCACCGGCTGCTGCACGGCGCCGAGCGGCCCTTCCCCTGCCACGTCTGCGGCAAGGGCTTCATCACGCTCAGCAACCTCTCCAGACACCTGAAGCTGCACCGGGGCATGGACTGA